One genomic window of Actinoplanes lobatus includes the following:
- a CDS encoding Fic family protein: MDPLAPLLDLADVAPAFAGARDAVDAAHRHRALRKHGGQVAAEASLRAAVASAALDGSRFDLEEVRGGTVTDPVVQGALRVAEALPGLVDLWPRAPRQVLAKLHVLAARGVVHDHDLGRLTSGAERIDALAGLVAGNETTPPMLLAAVVHAELVTLRPFAGPAGVVARAAARLTLIGRGFDPRGLVTVEVGHLSREPEYVGSAGAYATGTTDGVRSWLRHYAAAITAGAEEIAVIGDGVLAAV, from the coding sequence GTGGATCCACTAGCACCCCTGCTCGACCTCGCCGACGTGGCGCCCGCCTTCGCGGGCGCGCGGGACGCCGTCGACGCCGCCCACCGCCATCGCGCCCTGCGCAAGCACGGCGGCCAGGTCGCCGCGGAGGCCAGCCTGCGCGCCGCGGTCGCCAGCGCCGCCCTCGACGGCAGCCGCTTCGACCTCGAAGAGGTGCGCGGCGGCACCGTCACCGATCCGGTCGTGCAGGGCGCGCTCCGGGTCGCCGAGGCGCTGCCCGGCCTGGTCGACCTCTGGCCCCGCGCGCCCCGCCAGGTGCTGGCCAAGCTGCACGTGCTCGCCGCCCGAGGCGTCGTCCACGACCACGACCTCGGCCGGCTCACCTCCGGCGCCGAGCGGATCGACGCGCTCGCCGGGCTGGTCGCCGGGAACGAGACCACCCCGCCCATGCTGCTCGCCGCCGTCGTGCACGCCGAACTGGTCACCCTGCGCCCGTTCGCCGGGCCGGCCGGCGTCGTGGCCCGGGCCGCCGCCCGCCTCACCCTGATCGGCCGGGGCTTCGACCCCCGCGGTCTGGTCACGGTCGAGGTGGGTCACCTTTCCCGAGAGCCGGAGTACGTGGGATCCGCCGGCGCCTACGCCACCGGCACCACCGACGGGGTGCGGTCCTGGCTGCGCCACTACGCCGCGGCGATCACGGCCGGGGCCGAGGAGATCGCCGTCATCGGAGACGGTGTGCTGGCCGCGGTCTGA
- a CDS encoding PH domain-containing protein: MGSHWVRPYSPGNGRWLVIVWEAVALALLTWASIRQFDLIGHGVRAVACTLAAVWVIGAWRILRHGVYVSSDGVLIRGLLRSRSLRWHDIAGVHLHQSIHKLGRWELQNDTTVLIERHDGATVNTELWAQGVDFHSRPKLFRAVYQEIRNRHRAAAEN, from the coding sequence GTGGGTTCGCACTGGGTCCGCCCGTACTCGCCGGGCAACGGCCGCTGGCTCGTCATCGTCTGGGAGGCCGTCGCTCTCGCGCTGCTCACCTGGGCCTCGATCCGCCAGTTCGACCTGATCGGGCACGGGGTGCGGGCGGTCGCCTGCACCCTGGCCGCGGTCTGGGTGATCGGCGCCTGGCGGATCCTGCGGCACGGCGTCTACGTGAGCAGCGACGGCGTGCTCATCCGCGGCCTGCTGCGCTCGCGGAGCCTCCGGTGGCACGACATCGCCGGCGTGCACCTGCACCAGTCCATCCACAAGCTCGGGCGGTGGGAGCTGCAGAACGACACCACCGTGCTGATCGAACGGCACGACGGCGCCACCGTGAACACCGAACTGTGGGCGCAGGGCGTCGACTTCCACTCCCGGCCGAAACTCTTCCGCGCCGTCTACCAGGAGATCCGCAACCGGCACCGGGCCGCGGCCGAGAACTGA
- a CDS encoding HAD family hydrolase, with translation MGLSAAFFDLDKTVIAKSSALAFGRPFYRDGLISRRDVVKTAYAQLMFRLGGGTDEQSMARTRDYMAALCKGWRVEQVQQIVAETLNDLINPYVYAEAAALIAEHQAAGRDVVLVSASGDEMVRPIGALLGITDVIATRMAIVDGRYSGAVEFYSAGSAKVVGVKRLAEERGYDLTRCYAYSDSSSDLPLLEAVGLPSVVNPDRALRRVAALRSWPIMEFRNPVPLGKRLRDRPAVPVAAALGVGVGVAIGFALYGRHRRTRSAVA, from the coding sequence GTGGGCCTCAGCGCCGCGTTTTTCGACCTCGACAAGACCGTCATCGCGAAGTCCAGTGCGCTGGCTTTCGGACGGCCGTTCTATCGTGATGGGCTGATCAGCCGCCGTGACGTGGTGAAAACCGCCTATGCGCAGCTGATGTTCCGGCTCGGCGGGGGCACCGACGAGCAGTCGATGGCCCGCACCCGCGACTACATGGCGGCCCTCTGCAAGGGCTGGCGGGTCGAGCAGGTGCAGCAGATCGTCGCGGAGACGCTCAACGATCTCATCAACCCCTATGTCTATGCCGAGGCGGCCGCGCTGATCGCCGAGCACCAGGCGGCCGGCCGCGATGTCGTGCTGGTCTCCGCGTCCGGCGACGAGATGGTCCGCCCGATCGGCGCGCTGCTCGGCATCACCGACGTGATCGCCACCCGCATGGCCATCGTCGACGGGCGGTACAGCGGGGCCGTCGAGTTCTACTCGGCCGGATCGGCCAAGGTCGTCGGCGTCAAGCGGCTGGCCGAGGAGCGGGGCTACGACCTGACCCGGTGCTACGCCTATTCGGATTCGAGCAGTGACCTCCCGCTTCTCGAGGCGGTCGGTCTTCCCAGCGTGGTCAACCCCGACCGCGCCCTGCGCCGGGTGGCCGCGCTCCGGTCCTGGCCGATCATGGAGTTCCGCAACCCCGTACCCCTGGGAAAGCGCCTGCGTGACCGCCCGGCCGTGCCGGTCGCCGCGGCCTTGGGCGTCGGCGTCGGCGTCGCGATCGGCTTCGCCCTCTACGGCCGCCATCGCCGCACCCGCTCCGCCGTCGCGTAA
- a CDS encoding STAS domain-containing protein, with amino-acid sequence MENSIRTTRTDDGSVTVTVLGEVDFANSDMVAQGIHDAITDWSPTAVRVDLRDAAFIDSTGLGALIEGYRTAEAKGVTFEVLNPSDTFRRVLSVTGLSDFFGLIDDRDEEPSRASGA; translated from the coding sequence ATGGAGAACTCGATCCGGACCACGCGCACCGATGACGGGTCGGTCACGGTCACGGTGCTGGGGGAGGTCGACTTCGCCAACTCCGACATGGTGGCCCAGGGCATCCACGACGCGATCACCGACTGGTCGCCCACGGCCGTCCGGGTGGATCTGCGCGACGCCGCCTTCATCGACTCGACCGGGCTCGGCGCGCTGATCGAGGGCTACCGCACCGCTGAGGCCAAGGGCGTCACCTTCGAGGTGCTCAATCCGAGCGACACGTTCCGGCGGGTGCTGTCGGTGACCGGTCTCTCCGACTTCTTCGGTCTCATCGACGACCGTGACGAGGAGCCGAGCCGGGCCTCCGGCGCCTGA
- the ssd gene encoding septum site-determining protein Ssd, whose protein sequence is MTADQDLLDDLLRLAAAGGTEVDVAPDPAAARARWVGAPMVLVGADQAAACLRARLPRRSRLILVGHPETMRPAFQMADLIGADNLAVLPEADPWMVDQFAGRADPLSTARTLAVIGGRGGAGASILATGLATTAVRAGYRTLLVDADPLGGGLDLVLGWEQVDGMRWPALAGADGRVDPPTLLGALPHRGDLVLLSFDRDELPGVPVEAMAAALDAARRGRDVIVADLPRQLDDAAVLALQAAERALLVVPAELRATASAARIAATVSVHCDDVAVVVRGPAPGRLKARDIARALGLPLAGTLRPEPGVCQGIERGTAPTADGKGPLADLCRRLVGELMETVTKAAAA, encoded by the coding sequence GTGACCGCCGACCAGGACCTGCTCGACGACCTGCTGCGCCTCGCCGCGGCCGGCGGAACCGAGGTCGACGTGGCGCCCGACCCGGCCGCCGCCCGCGCCCGCTGGGTTGGCGCCCCCATGGTCCTGGTCGGCGCCGACCAGGCGGCCGCCTGTCTCCGGGCCCGGCTGCCCCGGCGGTCCCGGCTCATCCTGGTCGGCCATCCGGAGACGATGCGGCCGGCCTTCCAGATGGCCGACCTCATCGGCGCCGACAACCTGGCGGTCCTGCCGGAGGCCGACCCCTGGATGGTCGACCAGTTCGCCGGGCGCGCCGATCCGCTCAGCACCGCACGGACCCTCGCGGTGATCGGCGGCCGGGGCGGCGCCGGGGCGAGCATCCTCGCCACCGGGCTGGCCACCACCGCGGTCCGGGCCGGCTATCGCACCCTGCTGGTCGACGCCGACCCGCTCGGCGGTGGCCTCGACCTGGTGCTCGGCTGGGAACAGGTGGACGGCATGCGCTGGCCGGCCCTCGCCGGAGCGGACGGGCGGGTCGACCCGCCCACCCTGCTCGGCGCCCTGCCGCACCGCGGCGACCTGGTGCTGCTCTCCTTCGACCGGGACGAGCTGCCCGGCGTGCCGGTCGAGGCGATGGCGGCCGCCCTCGACGCGGCCCGCCGCGGTCGAGACGTGATCGTCGCCGACCTGCCCCGGCAACTCGACGACGCGGCCGTGCTCGCGCTCCAGGCGGCCGAGCGCGCGCTGCTCGTGGTGCCGGCCGAGCTGCGGGCCACCGCGTCGGCGGCCCGGATCGCGGCCACCGTGTCGGTGCACTGCGACGACGTGGCGGTCGTGGTTCGCGGCCCCGCGCCCGGCCGGCTCAAGGCACGCGACATCGCCCGGGCGCTCGGTCTGCCGCTGGCCGGGACCCTGCGGCCGGAACCCGGTGTCTGCCAGGGCATCGAACGCGGTACGGCGCCGACGGCCGACGGGAAGGGGCCGCTCGCCGACCTCTGCCGCCGGCTGGTCGGCGAACTGATGGAGACGGTTACGAAGGCGGCCGCGGCATGA
- a CDS encoding TadA family conjugal transfer-associated ATPase → MSESSSDRVTDRVRRRFAYDGVEATPAAVVSAVRQETAVLGDTAVLRLAGRVRDELIGAGPLAPLLADPAVTDVLVNRLHVWVDRGAGLERAAIRFGDGDEVRRLAQRLVAACGRRLDDGQPFADARLPDGTRLHAVLPPIATDGPYLSLRTFRQRPFSLDDLVRHGAVEAVAAEVLTAVVTGRLAYLVTGGTGSGKTTMLATLLGLVPPTERIVLVEDAAELRPVHPHVVALQARTANVEGAGAVGLTDLVRQALRMRPDRLVVGECRGAEIVDLLGALNTGHDGGAGTLHANAPGDVPARLEALGLLGGLPRAALHAQVVAALQVVLQVRRTGAGRFLESIGVLVPAGEERLATVVPAWQRDRGPGPGATVLARLLAERGITVPEVLRS, encoded by the coding sequence ATGAGCGAGTCATCCAGCGACCGGGTGACGGACCGGGTGCGGCGCCGGTTCGCGTACGACGGGGTGGAGGCGACGCCGGCCGCCGTGGTGAGCGCCGTCCGGCAGGAGACCGCGGTGCTCGGTGACACGGCCGTGCTGCGCCTGGCCGGGCGGGTGCGTGACGAGCTGATCGGGGCCGGCCCGCTGGCGCCGCTGCTGGCCGACCCCGCCGTCACCGACGTGCTCGTCAACCGGCTGCACGTGTGGGTGGACCGGGGCGCCGGGCTGGAACGGGCGGCGATCCGGTTCGGTGACGGCGACGAGGTGCGGCGGCTGGCCCAGCGGCTGGTCGCGGCCTGTGGACGACGGCTCGACGACGGGCAGCCGTTCGCGGACGCCCGCCTTCCGGACGGCACCCGGCTGCACGCGGTGCTGCCGCCGATCGCCACGGACGGGCCGTACCTGTCGTTGCGGACCTTCCGGCAGCGGCCGTTCAGCCTCGACGACCTGGTTCGGCACGGCGCCGTGGAGGCGGTGGCCGCCGAGGTGCTGACGGCCGTGGTGACGGGGCGGCTGGCGTACCTGGTGACCGGTGGCACCGGCAGCGGCAAGACCACGATGCTCGCCACCCTGCTCGGGCTGGTGCCGCCGACCGAGCGCATCGTGCTCGTCGAGGACGCCGCCGAGCTCCGGCCGGTGCATCCGCATGTGGTGGCGTTGCAGGCGCGTACCGCGAATGTGGAGGGTGCCGGTGCCGTCGGGCTGACCGACCTGGTCCGGCAGGCGCTGCGGATGCGACCCGACCGGCTCGTCGTCGGGGAGTGCCGGGGTGCCGAGATCGTCGACCTGCTCGGCGCGCTCAACACCGGCCACGACGGCGGCGCCGGGACGCTGCACGCCAACGCGCCCGGGGACGTACCGGCCCGGCTCGAGGCGCTCGGACTGCTCGGCGGTCTGCCCCGGGCTGCGCTGCACGCCCAGGTGGTGGCGGCGCTCCAGGTGGTGTTGCAGGTCCGGCGGACCGGTGCGGGCCGGTTCCTGGAGTCGATCGGTGTGCTCGTGCCGGCGGGGGAGGAGCGGCTGGCGACCGTGGTGCCGGCCTGGCAGCGCGACCGCGGCCCCGGCCCGGGCGCCACGGTGCTGGCCCGGCTGCTCGCCGAGCGGGGGATCACGGTCCCCGAGGTGCTGCGGTCGTGA
- a CDS encoding type II secretion system F family protein: protein MTWVLVTLLVAAVFLVAGPERGARDRLTGRRTRLDLTGVRRVLVALLGGPVWRLAVGAAVVAGVAAGSAGGPVAAVVAGAYAGLAVHEWRRLDRRKRGAARRMATLDELTSLVADLRAGIPAAVVAATSAGGARLAGDERIQRLTGAVWRLAEHTGAPAADLLERIESDARETGRLGRKAGAQAAGAQVTAGLLAVLPFAGIGAGYVLGGDPMDVLLHTPGGAGCAIGALILQCCGLKWAQRIGERVLR from the coding sequence GTGACCTGGGTGCTCGTGACGCTGCTGGTGGCTGCCGTGTTCCTGGTCGCCGGTCCGGAGCGTGGGGCGCGGGACCGGCTGACCGGGCGGCGGACCCGGCTGGACCTCACCGGGGTACGACGGGTGCTCGTCGCCCTGCTCGGCGGGCCGGTGTGGCGTCTCGCCGTCGGAGCCGCGGTCGTCGCCGGAGTGGCCGCCGGATCGGCCGGCGGCCCGGTCGCGGCGGTCGTGGCGGGTGCGTACGCGGGTTTGGCGGTCCACGAGTGGCGACGCCTGGACCGGCGGAAACGTGGCGCCGCCCGGCGGATGGCGACCCTCGACGAGCTGACCTCCCTGGTGGCGGACCTGCGGGCGGGCATTCCGGCGGCCGTGGTGGCGGCCACCTCGGCGGGCGGGGCCCGGTTGGCCGGGGACGAGCGGATCCAGCGGCTGACCGGTGCGGTGTGGCGGCTCGCCGAACACACCGGGGCGCCGGCCGCCGACCTGCTCGAGCGGATCGAGTCGGACGCGCGGGAGACCGGGCGTCTCGGCAGGAAGGCGGGCGCCCAGGCGGCCGGGGCCCAGGTGACGGCCGGGCTGCTGGCGGTGCTGCCGTTCGCCGGGATCGGCGCCGGGTATGTGCTGGGCGGCGACCCGATGGACGTGCTGCTGCATACGCCGGGCGGCGCCGGGTGCGCGATCGGGGCGCTGATCCTCCAGTGCTGCGGCCTGAAATGGGCGCAGCGCATCGGCGAGCGGGTGCTGCGATGA
- a CDS encoding type II secretion system F family protein: MTGIVVAGCAALAAGLLILPAGRRRLSRPRSGRPGGRRTRVLLSVLAGLAVAGFIGGPWGVPLGVAAGLGTERFLRGREPAEVRQERAEALADLPLGADLLAAALQGGTSVDRSIAAVADALGGPLGDRLQRVARSLRLGASPPEAWAHLAGVPQSERLVAAAVRSSASGGALAGALERFAGDLRADRAVENEAAAQRASVLIVLPLGLCFLPAFVLAGLVPTMVAILRDVL; this comes from the coding sequence ATGACCGGGATCGTGGTGGCGGGTTGTGCGGCGCTGGCTGCCGGGCTGCTGATCCTTCCGGCGGGCCGGCGGCGGCTGTCGCGACCCCGCTCCGGGCGACCGGGCGGGCGGCGGACCCGGGTGCTGCTGTCGGTGCTGGCCGGGCTCGCCGTCGCCGGCTTCATCGGCGGCCCATGGGGTGTCCCGCTGGGCGTGGCGGCCGGCCTCGGGACGGAGCGCTTCCTGCGCGGCCGGGAACCGGCCGAGGTCCGCCAGGAACGCGCCGAGGCCCTGGCCGACCTGCCGCTCGGTGCGGACCTGCTGGCGGCCGCATTGCAGGGCGGCACCTCGGTGGACCGGTCGATCGCCGCCGTGGCGGACGCCCTGGGCGGCCCGCTCGGTGACCGGCTCCAGCGGGTCGCCCGATCGCTGCGGCTCGGCGCGAGCCCGCCCGAGGCCTGGGCGCACCTGGCCGGGGTGCCGCAGAGCGAGCGGCTGGTCGCCGCGGCCGTCCGGTCCAGCGCGAGCGGCGGTGCGCTGGCCGGTGCGCTGGAACGGTTCGCCGGTGACCTGCGGGCCGACCGCGCCGTCGAGAACGAGGCCGCCGCCCAACGGGCGAGTGTCCTCATCGTCCTTCCGCTCGGGCTGTGCTTCCTGCCGGCCTTCGTACTCGCCGGCCTGGTGCCGACGATGGTCGCGATCCTCCGCGACGTGCTGTGA
- a CDS encoding DUF4244 domain-containing protein, with protein MSTAEYAVGTIAAVAFAGVLLKVITSGTVQSALSALIARALK; from the coding sequence ATGAGCACCGCCGAATACGCCGTGGGCACCATTGCCGCGGTGGCCTTCGCCGGCGTCCTGCTCAAGGTCATCACCAGCGGGACCGTGCAGTCGGCGTTGAGCGCGCTCATCGCCCGGGCGCTGAAGTGA
- a CDS encoding TadE family type IV pilus minor pilin — translation MRRRRWPGRDRGSFTAELAAGLPALMVLLSAGITAVTAVATRMQCLDAAREAALSAARGEPSTAAGRLAPEGAAIRVSEGGETVTAEVSAPVRILGSDLPGMTVRASASAAREPEGAPVP, via the coding sequence GTGAGACGGCGCCGGTGGCCCGGCCGGGACCGGGGTTCGTTCACCGCGGAACTCGCGGCCGGGCTGCCGGCGCTCATGGTGCTGCTCAGCGCCGGCATCACGGCCGTCACGGCGGTGGCGACCCGGATGCAGTGCCTGGACGCGGCCCGGGAGGCCGCGCTGTCCGCGGCCCGCGGCGAGCCGTCCACGGCGGCGGGCCGGCTGGCTCCGGAGGGCGCCGCCATCCGGGTGTCGGAGGGCGGGGAGACGGTCACGGCGGAGGTGTCGGCGCCGGTCCGGATCCTCGGGTCGGATCTGCCGGGGATGACGGTCCGGGCCAGCGCGTCCGCGGCCCGCGAGCCGGAGGGGGCGCCTGTCCCGTGA
- a CDS encoding Rv3654c family TadE-like protein, whose translation MRDRGSASVLVAAAGSVLVVLAAGLAAVGAARVARHQAKVAADFGALAGGAHAIEGQAAACAVARRYVEANGASMSDCVVSGLEIVVRAEVRFRFAPDGAEAASRAGPISGVTIPT comes from the coding sequence GTGAGGGACCGGGGCTCGGCATCGGTTCTGGTGGCGGCCGCCGGATCGGTGCTGGTCGTGCTGGCCGCGGGCCTGGCCGCTGTCGGCGCCGCCCGGGTGGCCCGGCACCAGGCCAAGGTGGCGGCCGACTTCGGGGCGCTGGCCGGGGGAGCGCACGCCATCGAGGGGCAGGCGGCGGCCTGCGCGGTGGCACGGCGCTACGTCGAGGCCAACGGGGCGAGCATGTCCGATTGCGTCGTCTCGGGACTGGAGATCGTGGTCCGGGCCGAGGTCCGGTTCCGGTTCGCCCCGGATGGTGCGGAAGCCGCCTCCCGGGCGGGCCCGATCTCCGGTGTGACTATTCCCACATGA
- a CDS encoding DEAD/DEAH box helicase, whose translation MQCVTSTAFGPAELLHRLRARTNGTAVSPVTHIEQVPAREGRPAPWPSWTDPAVRDALIAQGIATPWEHQAAAATLAREGTHVVLATGTASGKSLAYQLPALSTLATDPKATVLYLSPTKALAADQLRGLVRLGLDGVRPATYDGDTPREEREWIRQHSRFLLTNPDMLHHSLLPGHSRWGVFLRRLRYVVIDECHTYRGVFGSHVAHVLRRLRRAAARYGASPTFVLASATSGDPAGSASRLTGLPVTAVTDDASPRGAVTFALWEPPLLPVPSSVDDLLDAPPIRRSALRETADLLTDAVVAGTRTLAFVRSRRGAEVVAALARQSLNEAVPGLGDRVAAYRAGYLREDRRAIERALLSGELLGLASTNALELGVDLAGLDAVLICGYPGTRASLWQQAGRAGRAGGEALAVLVARDDPLDTYLVHHPEAVFGRPVEATVLDPANPYVLGPQLCCAASEAPLTDADLELFGDAAAGIVQRLVAEGVLRRRPSGWYWIHRGRPEVDLRGTGGAPVAVVEASTGRLLGTVDPGSSHVMLHPGAVYLHQGVSYVVDDLDLEDAIALVHQEEPDWTTHARDVTDLSVVNVRSYVDAGPVGLFLGEVDVTNQVVSYQRRRIGSGEVIDTRPLDLPVRELRTVAVWFTVSPRALAAAGVEPSEFPGALHAAEHAGIGLLPLIATCDRWDIGGLSTAGHADTEAPTVFVYDGHPGGAGFAERAYGTAAEWLRATREAIASCVCEAGCPSCVQSPKCGNGNNPLNKEDAVKVLDVVLGALPPSPPETH comes from the coding sequence GTGCAATGCGTGACCTCCACCGCCTTCGGTCCTGCTGAACTGCTGCACCGGCTGCGGGCGCGCACCAACGGCACAGCGGTTTCGCCGGTCACCCACATCGAGCAGGTTCCCGCTCGCGAGGGCCGCCCGGCACCGTGGCCCTCCTGGACCGATCCCGCGGTGCGTGACGCCCTGATCGCGCAGGGAATCGCCACCCCGTGGGAGCATCAGGCGGCCGCGGCCACCCTCGCCCGGGAGGGCACACACGTCGTTCTGGCCACCGGCACGGCATCGGGCAAATCGCTCGCCTACCAACTGCCGGCACTCAGCACGCTCGCCACGGACCCTAAGGCGACGGTGCTCTATCTGTCACCCACCAAGGCGCTCGCCGCCGATCAGCTGCGCGGTCTGGTGCGGCTCGGGCTGGACGGGGTGCGGCCGGCCACCTACGACGGTGACACCCCACGCGAGGAACGGGAGTGGATCCGGCAGCACTCGCGCTTCCTGCTCACCAACCCCGACATGCTGCATCACAGCCTGCTGCCGGGCCACAGCCGGTGGGGGGTCTTCCTTCGCCGCCTCCGGTACGTGGTGATCGACGAATGTCACACGTACCGCGGGGTGTTCGGCTCGCACGTGGCGCACGTGCTGCGACGGCTGCGCCGGGCGGCGGCCCGGTACGGCGCCTCGCCGACATTCGTGCTGGCCTCGGCCACCTCCGGGGATCCGGCCGGGTCGGCGTCGAGGCTGACCGGGCTGCCGGTGACCGCGGTGACCGACGACGCCTCCCCGCGGGGCGCCGTGACATTCGCCCTGTGGGAGCCGCCACTGCTCCCCGTTCCCTCGTCCGTTGATGATCTTTTGGACGCGCCTCCCATCCGGCGGTCCGCCCTGCGGGAGACCGCCGACCTGCTCACCGACGCGGTCGTGGCCGGCACCCGCACGCTGGCCTTCGTCCGGTCCCGTCGCGGGGCCGAGGTGGTCGCCGCACTGGCCCGGCAGTCGTTGAACGAGGCGGTCCCCGGGCTCGGTGACCGGGTCGCCGCCTACCGGGCCGGCTATCTGCGGGAGGACCGGCGGGCCATCGAACGGGCGCTGCTCTCCGGGGAACTGCTCGGGCTGGCCTCCACCAACGCGCTGGAGCTCGGCGTCGACCTGGCCGGGCTGGACGCCGTACTGATCTGCGGTTATCCCGGCACCCGGGCGTCGCTGTGGCAGCAGGCGGGCCGGGCCGGACGGGCCGGCGGGGAGGCGCTCGCCGTGCTGGTGGCCCGGGACGATCCGCTCGACACCTACCTGGTGCACCATCCGGAGGCGGTGTTCGGGCGGCCGGTCGAGGCGACCGTGCTCGACCCGGCGAACCCGTACGTGCTCGGCCCACAACTGTGCTGCGCCGCGTCCGAGGCGCCGCTCACCGACGCCGACCTGGAACTCTTCGGCGACGCGGCGGCCGGGATCGTGCAGCGGCTGGTCGCCGAGGGGGTGCTGCGGCGGCGGCCCTCCGGGTGGTACTGGATCCATCGCGGGCGGCCGGAGGTCGACCTGCGCGGCACCGGCGGGGCGCCGGTGGCGGTCGTCGAGGCGTCGACCGGGCGGCTGCTCGGCACGGTCGACCCCGGTTCGTCGCACGTCATGCTCCACCCAGGCGCGGTCTACCTGCACCAGGGCGTGTCCTATGTGGTGGACGACCTCGATCTGGAGGACGCGATCGCGCTCGTCCACCAGGAGGAACCGGACTGGACCACGCACGCCCGGGACGTCACCGACCTCTCGGTGGTGAACGTCCGGTCGTATGTGGACGCCGGTCCCGTCGGCCTGTTCCTCGGCGAGGTGGACGTGACCAACCAGGTGGTGTCCTACCAGCGGCGGCGGATCGGCAGCGGCGAGGTCATCGACACCCGCCCGCTCGACCTGCCGGTACGCGAACTGCGCACGGTGGCCGTCTGGTTCACCGTCTCGCCGCGGGCGCTGGCCGCGGCCGGGGTGGAGCCGAGCGAGTTCCCGGGCGCGCTGCACGCCGCCGAGCACGCCGGGATCGGCCTGCTGCCGCTGATCGCCACCTGCGATCGGTGGGACATCGGCGGGTTGTCCACCGCCGGTCACGCCGACACCGAGGCGCCGACCGTCTTCGTCTACGACGGGCATCCCGGGGGTGCCGGGTTCGCCGAGCGGGCCTACGGAACGGCCGCGGAGTGGCTGCGGGCGACCCGGGAGGCGATCGCGTCGTGCGTGTGCGAGGCCGGTTGCCCGTCCTGCGTGCAGTCCCCGAAGTGCGGAAACGGCAACAATCCGCTGAACAAGGAGGACGCCGTGAAGGTGCTCGACGTCGTCCTGGGCGCGCTCCCTCCGTCACCCCCCGAAACTCACTGA
- a CDS encoding ATP-binding protein, giving the protein MMATVRLSFSPAPVHVRTARLVGVAVARRAGVAEELLDEVRLAIGEACTRAVTLHRQYGLTDLVTMEMSDSDSYTVRVIDHAPIEASVGLAKLPPDELAAENLTDDALTTGVGFALLAGFVDDLQVRPVDDGPGTEVRMVWPVTRR; this is encoded by the coding sequence GTGATGGCAACCGTTCGGCTCTCCTTCTCTCCGGCCCCGGTGCATGTGCGCACCGCACGGCTCGTCGGCGTCGCCGTGGCCCGGCGTGCCGGCGTGGCGGAGGAGCTGCTCGACGAGGTCCGGCTCGCCATCGGTGAGGCCTGCACCCGGGCGGTCACTCTGCACCGCCAGTACGGTCTCACCGATCTCGTCACGATGGAGATGTCCGACTCGGATTCCTACACGGTCCGGGTCATCGACCACGCCCCGATCGAGGCGAGCGTGGGCCTGGCCAAGCTGCCGCCGGACGAGCTGGCCGCGGAGAACCTCACCGACGACGCGCTCACCACCGGTGTGGGTTTCGCGCTGCTCGCCGGTTTCGTCGACGACCTGCAGGTGCGACCGGTGGACGACGGCCCGGGCACCGAGGTCCGCATGGTCTGGCCGGTCACCCGCCGCTGA